The region TGGGCTTTACTCTGCTTGCCGAGGGTAGCAACTGGAACACGATGCCTGCGCACACGCATATGCGCCGCAGTGAGGTTTACTTCTACTTCGATGTTGATCCCGCGCACCGCGTCTTTCACCTGATGGGACCAGCGGATGCGACGAGCCATCTGGTAATCGCGGATAAGGAAGTGGTTGTGTCTCCGGGTTGGTCGATCCATTCGGGCGTCGGGACGAAAAACTACGGCTTCTGCTGGGGTATGGGCGGAGAGAACCAGGCATACGACGACATGGATGCCCTAACCATTGCGGAGCTTCGATAAATGTCAGCAGGTAAGTCAGCAAAGAGTCTCGTCCTTCGCCCGAAGGATGAATGCAAGTGGGATCTGGTCAGCCTCGGCGAAGTGATGCTTCGACTCGATCCGGGCGATGTGCGCGTCGCTACGACGCGCCAGTTCAATGTGTGGGAGGGCGGCGGCGAGTACAACGTTGCTCGCGGTCTGCGCCGCTGCTTTGGCCTCAAGACTGCCATCGTCACTGCGCTTGCCGATAATCCGGTGGGACGGCTGCTTGAAGATCTGATGTTGCAGGGCGGGGTTGATCAGTCGCACGTCGTTTGGACGAAGTATGACGGCGTTGGCCGCACAACGCGCAATGGCCTCAACTTTACCGAGCGCGGATTTGGTGTTCGTGCTGCACTTGGCTGTTCTGACCGCGGCAACACTGCTGTCAGCCAGTTGAAGCCGGGGCAGATTGATTGGGACGAGATCTTCGGCAAAGAGGGTGCACGTTGGCTGCATACGGGCGGCATCTTCTGCGCGCTTTCGGAGACGACGCCTGAGGTTGCGAAAGAGGCGATGGCCGCTGCGCGCAAGCACGGCACCATCATCAGCTACGATCTCAACTATCGCGACTCGTTGTGGAAGTCGATTGGCGGCAAGGCCCGCGCTACCGAAGTCAACCGCGAACTGGCAAACTACGTCGATGTGATGATCGGCAACGAAGAGGACTTTACGGCGGCGCTCGGTTTTGAGATCGAGGGCGTAGGTGAAGACCTCGCAGAGCTCGACACCGGCAGCTTCCGCCGCATGATCGAGAAGGCAGTTGCTACGTTCCCCAACTTTAAGGCTGTGGGGACAACGCTGCGCCACGCCAAGACGGCCACGGTTAATGATTGGGGCGCGGTCTGCTACTACGAGGGCGACTTCCACGAGGCGCGGCCCATGCCCGACCTCGAGATATTCGACCGAGTTGGCGGCGGCGATTCCTTTGCTTCGGGCTTGATCTACGGTTTCC is a window of Edaphobacter dinghuensis DNA encoding:
- a CDS encoding sugar kinase, which produces MSAGKSAKSLVLRPKDECKWDLVSLGEVMLRLDPGDVRVATTRQFNVWEGGGEYNVARGLRRCFGLKTAIVTALADNPVGRLLEDLMLQGGVDQSHVVWTKYDGVGRTTRNGLNFTERGFGVRAALGCSDRGNTAVSQLKPGQIDWDEIFGKEGARWLHTGGIFCALSETTPEVAKEAMAAARKHGTIISYDLNYRDSLWKSIGGKARATEVNRELANYVDVMIGNEEDFTAALGFEIEGVGEDLAELDTGSFRRMIEKAVATFPNFKAVGTTLRHAKTATVNDWGAVCYYEGDFHEARPMPDLEIFDRVGGGDSFASGLIYGFLNEKGADWAVNCGCAHGALAMTTPGDTTMATFDEVQRVMKGSGARVQR